The genomic window CGCTCATAAAAAAGACTTTATGTCATACTTGTTataactgtcactacatccacacagtagtacgcaaaacaaacaaacgttcCCCTCCTCGTAGTGCTCCTAATAGCATTTGCTAGAAACAAATGCGGCTAATGGaaagcaaccaatcagagcagaaaagtctctaacacagctgtcaatcactgctcaagatctgtggtcaaactgtcaaactaggcagcgctgatcaaatataaatagaGATCCTTTTACTGCATTGTCTTTGtgtgatatcagacagaactgtCAGCTCGTCGCACTCCATTTCCATCTTCAGCTTGACTTTGCTTCCACTCTAACCGATTTCCATTTGATTTTCCAGAACCAGTCACTACAGACCAACCTATCCACTGATTCTAACGTCCTTTTAAGTCCAAGCTGCTACGTAGTCATGCCAACTTAGCTGTTTTGCAGGGGTTTTAAGAGAGGAGcggattaaattaaaaacaaactatgATGTCGTGCAAGACGTGAGAATTTAGAGCAGCGATAGCAGCATCTATCTTGTCAGTCatcattgttgttattactccCCATTGGTTGCGGCAAACTGCTTGACAACAGTTTAACAATAGcattaagcctgatttatggtagGGCGCTTGACGCTTTTGATTAGTGTTGATCAATagaatttataaaacagtgtaacattttcagtgtatGCTTTGACGAAAGGTTTCAGTCATCTCCATGGTAACCAGAAACCCCTTGCATTTTTTTACACAGGGGGTCTCTGCGTCCGAGTCTCTGTGTTGCATTTAATGAAGTGTAATCTGCGCAGAcagctgttttttaatttattaactgTATATTTATTGATCAGCTCCCAATCTGTCTGTGAGTGGCAGATTCCCCTCACTCACTACTGTGGGTGGggaaatcaatgaatcaataaatataaacactgtTGATTTCTTTTCCATAGAGCTGAcgtgaaaaatatttttggttCAGTAAacgtctgctgtcagtcagcctggcgaAGGCAGTTCGGTCAGCAGCAGCTGCTTCTGTTCACAGAAACGCCAATTGCAGGTCAGTGTGGACTGAAAAGAATTATCTCCATGGCGATGATATTAACACTCCCAATCACATGCACACATTGGTTGTATTGGTTGTAtttctgtttcatgtcatgatgcCAGACAAAATCAGTCACCTCAAACCCAGTGGAGTAggtggattcaaaggtctggatcaagcattgcctatttctcgcaTCAAATGTTttgagaaacatattttagtggaCTGTTTACTGTAAAGTGAGAAAATTTGCTTTGGCCGGTAAACGATGCTTCATTTTGgcttgacatgattgacagctgcatttgaGACTCCTTCGCTctaattggttgttttcattcacatgAAGTGGATTCTTGCAATGAGGAGGAACATGAACTTTTCACAGACCATCTGTCTAATGTCctactgtcaggatatagtgacagcttagcaaatatgacaaaaagttaatttttataaaagttaccaactacaatTTTAACTGTAACAGCAAGGTGAGACCCACAACCTTTTAACCCCTTAAAGACGATAAAGTTTGTTTTAGTCAACTATTAGTTATAACTGGCAATGTGCTCAAAGATCAGCATTCTTATAATATTACAAATAATAGCATGATTACTTATTACTTTTGTTTCTAATTTGACTGGTTAGTGAACATCATcttgttttgccctcagttgaAACAAGAAGGGAGCTCTTGAACTGCAAACTTAATCGAAATCACACAGCTGCGTAAGTGCCAGCTAATATATTTGTAATGAGTCAGTCCCAGCCTCTGTCAACACTGCAGAACATACAGTAGTTACTAGAACCAGATTTTGTGGTCAGCCACAGGGTCTGACAGAGAACCTCATCAGCAGCTAATTTGCCTCATGCACTGAACAGAGCGGGGAGAGCAGCGATCTGTGTCGCAGCAGAAAACAGTATGAGTGGAGCTGAGACTCACATTTCAGGAATTCGTCCCTGTACTGAGGCTCCTGGATTGGAAGAGACTTGTACACTGGGGCTTCTTCATCTGTGAAAGCAAATATGTATATGGTATTAGAAAATAGTGATAGTGGCATAATGGATTATaaagatttgtgtttttatttgactgATCTGAACAGCAACATTGTATTTCAAAGGAGTGTGTTTATTTACTGCCGGTGGTTTGACGTTGTAATCAAAGTAAAAATTTAACCATGTGGTAACTGAGTGACCTCAGGCTGCCCTCTTATGAATAACATCAAACAGGACTACACAAAGCAAGCCCTATTGAAGTGAAGGGAAATTGTAAATCTGTCCCTAGTTCAGTgatgcttaaagggacagttcaccctaaaatccaaaacacatatttttcttcttgcatgcagtgctatttattgatCTAGATcgctttggtgtgagttgccgagtgttggagattttgatcgtagagatgtctgccatctCTCAAATATGATGGAACTAGATTGCACTTGGCTTGCGgcgctcaaagcaccaaaaaatacatttgcaaaaatcaacagcaatgtctctttccagaaatcatgacctggttacccAAGACAATCCATAGACCTTGATGTGAGCAGTTTATTGTGAGGTGCAATAAGGGgtgcagtgttttttcagcttcaTGCTTCGGTTGCATCTTGTTGCTATGATACTGAGTATccacagaagtaaaaatgttgacacaacatagagtagttgctctggatgaagggaaggtTGAAGCATATAGGGCGAGAGGACGGACCCACCACTTTGTGTTGGTCCAGTATTTATTtctcctttgtttttgttgttgttcgaTGTgacggttggtctttgtggaatTTGTCCCACCCCTCCTCTgctgtgattggacagctgagtaaaaagtgacagtgacgagCAGCTGCAGCATTTTACCCAAAGCTAAATATTTTTCTACTCTCGGTGACCAgaaaaaaaggcatacataCAGCGCTCAGAGCAGAATAGAGGCTTAACGGCTCATCGTGCTGCTGGTGTTTATAGCATAGGTCGCTaccatgaaaacatgaatatagCAGTTGTTGCAGTTGCTTGCCATGCTCAGCAGTTAGCTTGTCAATAGCAGCAGTATTGAAATATTGCAGTTATTGTGACAGCCCTAGTTTTGTATAGGATCCATTTTcattctaccgaactacactcACCAACTGCATCAGTGCCCAGAAGGAagggtgcatctactgctagcttacctagcaccactgagctagctaacattacagctcagccgaggaggacgccataaatgtttacatctcacagtGTCACAATTGCGAGCCTCTCagccatgagtagatgcacacttccttctgcactgtgataTGGTTGGAgagtgtagttcagtagaaagaaaatagttcctgcatgaaactgctcacaacaaggtctgtggattatcttaagtaacagggtcatgatttctaggaggagacattgctgttgagttttccaaatgtatttctTCGCACTTTAAGCAGCACAAGTCGAGTGTCATCTGGTTCttttatatttgagagaaggcagacgtcgctacagccgatatctccaataGTTATTACCACATTACTTTGCTGTCCACATAAAATCAACAACAGGCAAATTATTTTCTTAAATGAATGACTCACTTTTTATTGACCGTCTCTTTTTGGATTCATCCAGTTGACAGAAGGtcattttgtttactgcaaaaaaaaaaaaaaaaattaacttggCAACAGTGGAGTTATGTTCATAGTGAAACCAGAGAATTGAATATATATCCAAATATTTAAATtcacttttacatttttctgtgtttttgaaCTCACCTGCTTTGGCTACCTTCACCAGTTCGTCATTGCCGAATTCATTCAGGTGCTGTTTCATCTCAGAGACGGCCTTAGTGACTGGGCCGAAGGTGAAGTAGGGGTTGACGCTGACTGTAGGCAGCTCCTCGGCCTCCGTCTGGGCTATCAGCATGTGGTAGCTCTGATAAGGAGAACAAACAGAAACGCAGTCGTGATAAAGTACTCCTCAAATTAATGCTCTGTTCTTTTGTTCCATTTTGTACCTTGAACTACATTTCAGCGTCTTGCACGTACATTTGCACTTAGTAGTTACAGTGGCTGATAAACATTGAGACCTGATATGCACAGTGAGTGTTGGATACAGGATGTTTTAATGTTATTCCCTAGATAGAGTTAAatcaagtgtttgatgctcaaaatttcctgTGGGAGAACCCTGAACTCCCCATTTTATATGTGTCTCACCCCAATGTTGagacaaaacctacacccctgATTAGAGGTGATGTTTAGTAACAtaagtttgtctgtctgcttggtTTGTGATTgactggtgacctgtccaggaaaAAAGCTTGCCTCTCCACTGGTGCATGATAAGATACACTCTCGGAAATTGGTGGATATTGTGCCAAAATCATACTGTAAGGGTGGTACTGAATCTATCTCGTGACTCTGGAGTGGCTACCTGGATGAAGTGGATGTGGTCCTCGGTGCGGGACAGCTGGGTGATCTCATTGTCTCTCCTCTTCAAATCCGCGATCTCATGGCTCAGACGCTCCATGTGGCCCTCTGCGTTGTTGAGTGCTGATCTCTTGTTGGAGGAGATGAGCTTGGCCATCTCTTGCTGCATCCTCTCAATGGAGCGCAGCATGTCGGCAAACATCTTCTCGCATTCCTGCAGCGCCGTGTGGGCTGAGTTCTGCACCGGAAACAAGGATGCATAAATCAACAGGGTGTCACACTGGTTTCGCGAGAGACAGGCTGTCATCACTTTTACACAGAGGAATGTTGTCTGTGTTGGGAGCTAATTCAACTTTCCATTCATACTTCAGTGGTTCGTCTGGTTTTATCTGTGATGGATGATGGTGGCACAAACCTTAAGTGAGTCCACAGCTTGTTTTAGTTGCTCCATCTGCTTGAGGCGGTCATGAATCTTTTCCTGGATCTCAGCCTGGGTGGCGCCCAGCCGTTGCTATGGGTAAAACAATAGAagttgttgttgatgatgacAGTAGCTCCACAAATCAACAATTCAAAATGACAAACCATTCAATCAACAATACTTTAAGCTTAGACTCTATCATAACAGTTAGCAGCTTGACGTTGACAGTGGAAGCAACACATGCAGGTAGCAGTCTTATTTTCGTATGGGTGCGTCTCACAGAGTActtcctctgctgctttgtcatGCGTTACCTGCCACTGTGTCACTAGTGCAATAAACCCTGATAGTTACATGTGTCACCATTGAGTCACACATTTCATAACGTTTATGTGCATTAAATGATACTTGTCATGTTGGGCAAAGCATTTAAGAATTCCTAGTACACCTGTTGACAGTCAGAAATCCAGTGCTGTTACTTTAAGTAAAACATACCTGCTCCTCCGCCCTCTCCTGCTCGGCAGACACCATGTCGTGACCTTTGTGCTCTTTCACCGTACACAGCACACAGATACACATCTGGTCAGTGCGACAGAACAACTCCAGACCCTTCTGATGCTGGGGACAGATCTGTCTGTCCAGATGGCCGATTTCATCCACCAGCTTGTGCCTTTTAAAAGTGTTTGACTCATAATGGGGCTTGAGATGCTTTTCGCAGTAGGAGGCCAGACACATCAGGCAGGTCTTGACAGCTCTGTGTTTCTTTCCAATGCAGATATCACAGCCTACATCCTGGGGTCCTGCGAAGTTGTAGTCAGGGGACGGAGGTGGCGGTGGAAAGGATTCGGCGTTGCGTTGAAGGGTGGAGTGGCGGGAGCCTCCCAGGCGTCTCGGGGTGGGCCTCTTGTTGTAGGTGACCCTACACTGCGGGCACAGGTACGAACCCGTGTGGTCAGCATGGTCCCAGTAGGtttttagacacacagagcagaagATGTGGCCACACGGGATGGACACAGGATCCCTGAGGTACTCCTTACACAGGTGGCAGTCGTCCCCGTCAGATGACATGGAGGCAATTTTAGTGCTGTTCCCTCTGATGCAGTGAAGATGCTGTTCAGGCAGTCAGTGACTCGTGTCAGCACAGTGGCAAAGTGATCCCACAGGTACTACTGGCGCAAGTTATATAGAGTAAACAGAGAGGGCGGCTCAACAGGTTAAGCCGAAACCAGTCAAACAAGGGCGGGGCAAGAAAAGGACACAATGAATGCTTCCATCAGTTACAGAATGTAATGAGAATGAATGAAATGTGTGATCATAGGATACAAGGTTTGGCCTTGAGTGTTGACAGAAGAAGGGATAGTtcctcaattttttttaaattatcattATTTCCTGTAGAcaccttaaaaataaaacacaatatagGCCTTGAGGATTTTATACTTTTTGAGCTTTTAATAGATTCAAACAGAACATGACAAATGCTATTTGGAATAATATTAGTCATAATTGCATCCCATATATAAATGAGCAATAAAGTACATTAGGTATCTATGAAACTATGCAGTGTGAGGAAACCACAGGTTGAGCGTACTCTATTGCTGAGTGCCTCAAGACAGACCGTCCTCTTTGGGGATGTGACAATACCCACTTAAGTCATGGCACAAACTGATGTCATGCTAAATTTCCAACATTATAAATCATTTTTACTCTGTTATTCACTTCTACAGACTTTACTACTGCTCCTACTAGCTATATAGCACTACTGTCGCTGCTGTTTGACCTATGAGAGTCAGGCATGGATCTTTTTTGAACTGACAAcaatctttaaatctttaatatACTTCACTTTGAAATTCTACTACTATGTCTTCTATTATCTACAGACTTCATTTAAgctttaaacaggtaaaaagtAATTGCACTTCTGCATACCTTCAGTTACAGAAACCATTCAAATGTCAAAGCATTATGCTCTTATAAGACATCTGCTTTCCATGTCTTTAAAATGCAAAGCAGCCTTTTCAGGTAATTTTCAACCTGTGACAGTGTTACACTGAAGCTTCCACCTTTTCTAGCAATGTTCTTCAGCTCTTAGTTTTTTTTGGTAATTCAGTTCAGCTTCCAATTCTGCCAGTTTTACATTGTAgctttgagattttttttccagcagtgtaGTCCATCCATTTGAGCATCTGTTAGGCAATTTGTTTCGTATTTCTgcatttcagctgtcagcaTCCACACGCTTCATCAGAGTAACTCAATGCCACTAGTTGCGGCCAaaggctgctaacagctaacattaactagctctcctcttGCTGATGTCagcacagatttgttgttcacaatgaaGCATTATCAGGGGAAAGAAAGGGTGCCTCCTCTGACCCAGCGATAGTGAGTTTACTACGTCATGAAGACGTCCTAGGAAGATACGTGTTGGTCCCAAACACGTTTTCTATCATCCACAGGATGACAGACGCTGTTAGCCTTGAGCTTTGCTTTCTTAGCCTGCGCAAAACTGATGTgagacaacagaaaaacatctgcCATCAGTGGATGCCATCTTATTTGTTGATAGATCAAAGGCAGTCAACAGGGTCAATATTGGCTGATATCGACCTTCAACTGACAAATTGGTGCATTCCTATAAAAGCCAACAGGTTTCACACCAAAGTGGTTCACAAAAACAGATAGAAATGTTTACACATACAAGCATAGagacattaaataaatgtaaatgagcgtgttaaaaacttttttcctgAGTCATTCCATTCCATTCATTCCATTCCTTTATTGCACAGAAATCTGATGCCTCCACATCAGCAACAGCCGTGGCCGGAggcatgtttttgggttgtccatacATATGTTTCATTCTCGATAttcacaatatctcaagagagTATTGAGGGAACTTCTTCAGAGTTGGCACAAATATcaacttggacttaacaatgaactgattggattgtggaggtcaaaggttaaatctaaaggtcactgtgatctcacaaaacatgttattGGCCATAaatcaagaattcatacgctaattataacaaaatttcacacacttgTCAAATAGGATCAAATTATGaagttatgacattttatatccaaaaggtcaaaggtcaacttcactgtgacatcataaagtTCTGCAAAAACCTTTTCCTGGATAATATTTATCGCCATAACTCAGGAAaaggtcagatactgaattggtgactctaatcttgaactgtgctgactgtagaGATCGTCTGTGCTGCAGGGGGGGAGATACATGGgcagcatccatgttttagaatctGTGACCTCTTTaaagcaacatccatatttgaaaccttgtctactgtcatggcttcATGAGTCTGcactgacatggatgtaaactttcactgcaacttgactgattCACGGAGGTATAAAACCAAGAGGAGATCATTCTAGTTTTGGATTGAAGTATTACGATTTCTTTATCAGTGTAGTTTTATTGAGTTAATACCAACGTCTGGTCTAGATTTCATGTGAATAGCTGCAAAATTTCAGTTTTCATGTacagtttctgtgtctgtgagcAGCATTGACAGTGACTCTTCTCATTGTATTATACAGTCAGTGGCTGAAGTGCAATGACACCATATACTGTAAACCACTTTGTTGCAGTTTGTTAATTTCTGTTTTCCTTCTTGAGCCAGAGAGACGTCCCTAACCTTCACCTCACCTGTAACCAGTTAATTATCAACTCTATTTTACACTGTGTTTCATTACTGCAGTTTCTATAGGTCAACACTGGAACTAAActataaactaaactgaactgtaACACCATCAGAAATCAGAAAATGTGCTCCTTGAAAGCAGTTCTAAGAATTCTTCCTCTCCTCAGCAAAATACCTCCCTCTGTAGATTTCACCTTACAGTGAACACACCTCCCAGCCAACATGGAGtttcagtgttgttgaaatggaGATAGGAATGCGACTACACTTGATAGCCCAGATAACAGCAGGGCCGAGAAAGCCTCCTAAAAGATTCCATTGTGTTAGAGCCAGCAGGGCCAGAGCCCAGTGCCAGGCATTAAAGGGTCTGTTGTCCGTCAACAACAGTAACTACAGCTGACATGCGAGACTAAATGTGTAGtatcttattttgaaagaaaaattcCTCTCATACTGTTCAGTGCAAGTACTGCAATACTAACCGAAACTCTGTGTAGTGACGACAGTGAGGTAAAAACtatcagtgtttaaaaaaacgtATTTGTACATTTAGGTATAAAATattttcggtttatttcaagtAATAATTTTGACCTTCAAATGACCTTCAGCTGCTGATCTTCTTTCAAATTTGCGAGAATGAATTtatataaagacatttttatcttttaagttAATATTCAgatttcagtgttcattgcaCTGACTATGTGATTTAAATAAGCCTGATCACGTGCCTAATGACAGTGACAAATACACAGTGTTTGGGAGGAGTGAACTACATGTAATTAAACTAGTAGTTTACCTCAATCCGATCTCACTCCCAACTTATCAAATACTGACGCCTGGTCAGCGCCCTGTCAGCATCACACACCGACGCACACTTTAGTGGGGATATGAGCTGCCCCAGGCAACAACATTTGCTGACGCTCCGGGCAACTACCCTAGTATAAAAAGCAAGAAGGTTTGCATGGTGCGAGGGGCAGTGTATGGataaaacaaactctggactttgaTGTGGAAAACCATTGTTTGTGTCCATTATGAAACCAAAAATTcatccatttattcattttctgtaaccgcttatcctgttaggggttgaaGGGAGGACGAGAGCCCatgccagctgacattgggtaagaagcggggtacatcctggacaggtcaccagacgagcatagggctgacacatagaaatggacaaccattcatactcacaatcacattcacattcacaccttcgGCCAATTGAGAAGTCGCCAGTTAACCCAATCTGCGtgtctttgaactgtgggaggaagctggagtacccggagaataTCTacactgacacaaggagaatGTGCAACCCCTACCTCGGGGTTCGAACCCCCAAcccaggtttgaaccaggaaccacCGTACAGAACTCTGACTGTGTTACTTTAATAATGACATAGTGtactagtatgtgtagcatactatgcCAGTGATGTATGCCACATGACATAAAGTTATATCACCTTAGtaacaaacagttattttaagccaaacctcaatgttttttttttctaaagctaGCGGCATGCGTTTGTTGCCTGAACTTAAGGATGTAAacagaaaaactttttttttttttttttttttaaccaatgttcaaaatttattttgaaaaaagacataatgcatttaacaagcagaaactgtgcaGTCCTTGTGCAAAgggaatttttttgaaaaatacacgGTGCATGTAATGAGCGTAAATTTACATGCCGTCCCTGAACGTCCGAAACCTAGGCTCGcagatcatattttattttagcaagCATCAGTATTGGAGGAGATAGGAGTAAgaaatgtgagtgtgtttgtgtttatattgATTCAAGTAggta from Epinephelus lanceolatus isolate andai-2023 chromosome 11, ASM4190304v1, whole genome shotgun sequence includes these protein-coding regions:
- the ftr83 gene encoding finTRIM family, member 83: MSSDGDDCHLCKEYLRDPVSIPCGHIFCSVCLKTYWDHADHTGSYLCPQCRVTYNKRPTPRRLGGSRHSTLQRNAESFPPPPPSPDYNFAGPQDVGCDICIGKKHRAVKTCLMCLASYCEKHLKPHYESNTFKRHKLVDEIGHLDRQICPQHQKGLELFCRTDQMCICVLCTVKEHKGHDMVSAEQERAEEQQRLGATQAEIQEKIHDRLKQMEQLKQAVDSLKNSAHTALQECEKMFADMLRSIERMQQEMAKLISSNKRSALNNAEGHMERLSHEIADLKRRDNEITQLSRTEDHIHFIQSYHMLIAQTEAEELPTVSVNPYFTFGPVTKAVSEMKQHLNEFGNDELVKVAKAVNKMTFCQLDESKKRRSIKNEEAPVYKSLPIQEPQYRDEFLKYACDLTLDSNTAYRQLYLSRGNRKAVLKRDPQSYPDHPARFDSLPQVLCKEALAGGAYYWEVDWSGEGAAIGVTYKGIKRTGYGDSCRIGYNRKSWSLFCSDSSYSARHSKDQIEINAPYSSRIGVFLDHVGGTLSFYSVGETMTLIHRFKASFSEAVYPGFWVWYESAIALIQ